One Anoplopoma fimbria isolate UVic2021 breed Golden Eagle Sablefish chromosome 2, Afim_UVic_2022, whole genome shotgun sequence DNA window includes the following coding sequences:
- the baz2ba gene encoding bromodomain adjacent to zinc finger domain protein 2B isoform X12 — translation MESGERLASPAPTLSAARTSSPAASSSSSSSSSSSPSPAPHSKSSLAPSPSALGSTLSTSGRLFGAAGEQPFIGSTLSSAFPLVNHPAFGAIYTAGAGRPEFGGLGSLGMSAALAAHPQLGALSEWWRAAEAHGRGAAAFLPSFISFPPFFSPHIQPNHSASPVQIRMPSKNSHAPPKGVNGAVNGSGVCPPTTQSGIFSASPAPVHASTKPTKNLDPSNSHRSSPQSNPAELVDKPIHKTKEKKQRKKPADTCVASNSESGTSSDSSSDGSLSSDLEDLAEDDEDDDDDDEDDEEEDKQSELSDSEKRTKKKTKVLIPNTGTTKANRPLSGEPHDKKDTKSHKVSSNPPNLVPFPCSASPPALSQTSPLALHSSRSRTEGPQQHFSVIQSTGLAANSKPLALLSQPRREFSPSSSPIALTTSPKARSSNASPKPPKLLPSSSPQHLPLSLCSSPKPLSVPSPPRSTLPLPTSPKPFGSTSSVRSSQKSSLKPPRRAVPGSAKSNKRKQLEASLAQISEFRLKQTLMSQGQTFPAELKKQQQGPNKSPKRTSLSSSPLPPAPPPPPQNNHSNLFLSSALLGLPEPHHPNGVIQSITQDAPLALITKPRKDSASQGKSPQCDSDAGSMPVNLSTGASRTQATAQAGPQSQPSTTSPHATGHGSRKNKTPKGKAQTPGLGPGQGQGQGQGQGQGQGQIQGQADPLAAWKGFSQNHLVQSLVDLFRGGEPGIGIPGVSIPGVGIPGMGIPGTCNPTAGLPANKESDDSGDDDDDEDDDLEEEEEEDEEDSDDSLSESDSNSDSDVSGKKVKELKLLPSGTSKKEMTPRRLTKGPELLNTSTNHTATSCSPLNLQVIKTPTIVTSSSALAYHSSPGSSSYSLASPLGLGKRKRVMDEKELMIPLELGWRRETRIKSVAGRSQGEVAYYAPCGKKLRQYPDVMKYLSRNGISGITRDNFSFSAKIRVGDFYEAREGPQGLQWSLLKEEEVIPHILAMEGRRGRPSSSDRQSAGEGGKGSRRRKGRPPNVGDPLVPEGPSPSEVKLLRKLEAQEIARQATQMKLMRKLEKQALARAAKEARKQQAIMAAEERRKQKEQIKILKQQEKIKRIQQIRMEKEVRAQQILEAKRKKKEEVANAKIMEAEKRIKEKELRRQQAEILKHQERERRRQHVMLMKAVEARKKAEERERLRQEKRDEKRLNKERKLEQRRIELEIARELKKPNEDMCLSDHKPLPEFSRIPGLILPGRAVSDCLMLMQFLRGFGKVLGLDLNLDVPTLGMLQEGLLNVGDSMGQVQDLLVKLLSLAVCDPGLPPGQRTKTMLGDHLTNVGINRDNVSEVLQMYMGAHCANTELAPLALSLKTKAFQAHTPSQKASILGFLANELACSRAVISEIDKSLDQMANMRKDKIIMEGKLKKLRTIHAKRTGRREASMGVEENQSIGTPSSAAKRKRKLGGDSDDDDEEDDDSDDQAEDEDDEEEEEIKKVKKVETYDEDEVDQATSLEELEKQIEKLAKQHHQTRRKLFEISHSLRSMMYGQDRYRRRYWVLPHCGGVFIEAMESGEAPEELEEERQRRRRVAEEVKVKEEPQEIELQKEKPTNLDGQSIRMRGFEDEKEEDKEHEGKKNALFYQQPGCGTKLCTFRDVNKDVGKETTMAEDKESPHVRQNGTSPLGTPVATTTGTSSSPTRNTSEPAVATTPSMVTTNDTTSIPPPASTSLSVPCLPAPRESPGNTPPTSSPAPSPYLSFQANDQLLRVLTERSGHWFSLLPRNPCDLTSITTPPPGAPRVSPQASSTPARPRSPPQSPALPLTPSAASASASPHHPAGLLNYPLSALQVKSGASLQGVSFGSWPCGLISPSLPLCSSPNPMLGHSLEGNTAASVSSKSESPLPCIEKTSSMPSPALEMPKSLDHAAPRPIPEEMLTGWWRVSDIVELRALVGSLHSRGMREKGLQRQMQKYTEIIPQVCTKHKDVAMIELRELEESQVSVESVRGWCVEEQAMEMDIAVLQQVEELERKVTAASLQVKGWTFPDPQSEREDLVYYEHKPPTKSTPGTANAGDKDSKEHPEERGEKGGVMRHLDNPLDIAVTRLADLERNIERSSEEEVAHGMKVWRRALTEVRSAAQLAMCIQQLQKSIAWERSIMKVYCQMCRKGDNEDLLLLCDGCDKGCHTYCHKPKITSIPEGDWYCPACISKASGPSPKNKKPPSKPVASSGGGAKKGGEGKKNGKQAGNGEVTEDDPASASSTPKKGAKDTSRKRKPDESSPALPAANQESPVCVKRAKTARDNNRDLGLCRVLLAELERHQDAWPFLTPVNLKSVPGYRKVIKKPMDFSTIREKLVSSQYQNLETFIIDVNLVFDNCEKFNEDNSDIGRAGHNMRKFFEKRWTELLKQTN, via the exons ATGGAGTCTGGAGAGCGGCTGGCCTCCCCTGCGCCCACCCTGTCTGCTGCTCGCACCTCCTCCCCTGcggcctcttcctcctcctcctcctcttcgtcctcttcACCATCCCCTGCTCCCCACTCTAAGAGCAGCCTGGCCCCGAGCCCCTCAGCACTGGGATCCACCCTCAGCACCTCTG GCCGTCTGTTTGGGGCAGCAGGAGAGCAGCCCTTTATTGGCTCAACATTGTCAAGTGCCTTCCCTCTGGTCAACCACCCAGCCTTCGGAGCCATCTACACTGCCGGAGCAGGCAGGCCCGAGTTTGGAGGCCTGGGTTCCCTGGGCATGTCAGCTGCTCTGGCTGCCCACCCCCAGCTAGGAGCTCTCTCTG AGTGGTGGCGAGCTGCTGAAGCCCACGGACGGGGAGCTGCTGCCTTTCTCCCCTCTTTCATCAGCTTCCCTCCCTTCTTCAGCCCTCACATTCAGCCCAACCACAGCGCCAGTCCCGTTCAGATCAGGATGCCCAGCAAGAACAGCCATGCCCCACCTAAAG GGGTGAATGGGGCAGTAAACGGCAGCGGGGTCTGTCCTCCCACCACACAATCAGGGATCTTTTCTGCCAGTCCGGCTCCTGTCCACGCATCAACTAAGCCCACCAAAAATTTAGATCCTTCTAACAGTCACCGTAGCAGCCCTCAGAGCAATCCAGCAGAGTTGGTGGACAAGCCCATCCACAAAACTAAAGAGAAG AAGCAACGGAAGAAGCCAGCAGACACTTGTGTGGCAAGCAACAGTGAGTCAGGCACTTCCTCGGACAGCTCAAGTGACGGCTCCCTCAGCAGTGATCTGGAAGACCTGGCAGAGGATGACGAAGACGACGATGATGACGACGAGGATgacgaagaggaggacaagCAGAGTGAATTATCAGACTCTGAGAAGCggacaaagaagaaaacaaag GTTTTGATACCAAACACTGGAACTACAAAGGCTAACAGACCACTCTCTGGGGAACCCCATGACAAGAAAGACACCAAGTCCCACAAGGTCTCCTCCAACCCCCCAAACCTTGTGCCCTTCCCCTGCTCTGCCTCCCCTCCTGCCTTGTCCCAAACCTCGCCGCTGGCCCTGCACAGCTCCAGGTCCCGGACAGAGGGGCCACAGCAGCACTTCAGTGTGATCCAGTCCACAGGCCTGGCTGCCAACTCAAAGCCCCTGGCACTCCTCTCTCAGCCCCGCCGGGAGTTCTCACCGTCTTCCTCCCCCATAGCCCTCACCACATCTCCAAAGGCCCGCTCCAGCAATGCCTCTCCCAAACCTCCCAAActgctgccctcctcctccccccagcacctgcccctctccctctgctcctcccctAAGCCTCTCTCTGTGCCCTCTCCACCCCGCTCGACTCTCCCGCTGCCTACCTCCCCAAAACCCTTTGGTTCGACCTCATCTGTGAGAAGCTCCCAGAAGTCCTCTCTGAAGCCACCTAGGCGCGCTGTTCCTGGCTCTGCCAAATCCAACAAAAGGAAACAGCTGGAAGCTTCTCTTGCGCAGATCAGTGAGTTCAGGCTTAAACAG ACTCTAATGTCCCAAGGGCAGACATTCCCAGCTGAGCTAAAGAAGCAGCAGCAAGGTCCAAACAAGTCTCCCAAGAGGACGTCTCTGTCTTCATCGCCGCTGCCACCcgctccgcctcctccaccccagaACAATCACTCCAACCTCTTCCTCTCGAGTGCCCTGCTGGGGCTCCCCGAACCCCATCACCCCAATGGAGTCATCCAAAGCATCACTCAGGACGCACCTTTGGCCCTCATCACCAAACCTCGCAAGGACTCTGCCTCTCAAGGCAAGTCCCCTCAGTGCGACTCCGATGCGGGGTCGATGCCTGTCAATCTGAGCACAGGGGCGAGCAGGACCCAAGCAACTGCCCAGGCTGGGCCTCAGTCACAGCCCTCCACTACCTCACCCCATGCCACAGGCCATGGATCTAGAAAGAACAAGACCCCCAAGGGTAAGGCACAGACACCAGGGCTGGGACCGGGACAGGGACAGGGACAGGGACAGGGACAGGGTCAGGGACAGGGACAGATACAGGGTCAGGCAGACCCTTTAGCTGCCTGGAAAGGCTTCTCTCAGAACCATCTGGTACAATCTCTAGTAGATTTGTTTCGTGGAGGAGAGCCCGGGATCGGGATTCCTGGAGTGAGTATCCCTGGAGTGGGAATTCCCGGAATGGGGATCCCTGGGACATGTAACCCCACAGCCGGTCTCCCGGCTAACAAGGAATCTGACGACTCGGgggatgacgatgatgatgaggatgacgaccttgaggaggaggaggaggaggatgaagaggactCAGATGATAGTCTGTCAG AGTCTGACAGCAACTCAGACAGTGATGTCTCCGGGAAGAAAGTGAAGGAGTTAAAGCTGCTGCCGTCTGGGACATCCAAAAAGGAGATGACTCCTCGCAGGCTAACCAAAGGCCCAGAACTACTGAACACCTCAACCAATCACACCGCCACCAGCTGCTCCCCTCTCAACCTACAGGTCATCAAGACTCCCACCATTGTCACCAGCTCCAGTGCCTTGGCCTATCACAGCTCCCCAGGCTCTTCCTCCTACAGCCTAGCCTCTCCATTAG GCttagggaagaggaagagggtgaTGGATGAGAAAGAGTTGATGATACCTCTGGAGTTGGG GTGGCGGAGAGAAACCAGAATCAAATCAGTGGCTGGGCGGTCACAGGGCGAGGTGGCGTACTACGCCCCCTGTGGCAAGAAACTAAGACAGTACCCAGATGTGATGAAG TATCTATCCAGAAATGGAATAAGTGGCATCACGCGCGATAATTTTAGCTTCAGTGCAAAGATAAGGGTTGGTGACTTCTATGAAGCCAGAGAAGGACCCCAG GGTTTACAGTGGAGCCTGTTGAAGGAAGAGGAGGTAATTCCACACATTTTGGCGATGGAAGGTCGTCGGGGTCGTCCCTCTAGTTCAGACCGCCAGTCAGCGGGTGAAGGTGGCAAAGGCTCCCGCCGGAGGAAGGGCCGGCCCCCTAATGTGGGCGATCCGCTGGTGCCCGAGGGCCCCAGTCCCAGTGAGGTCAAACTCCTGCGCAAACTAGAGGCTCAAG AAATAGCCCGACAGGCCACCCAGATGAAACTGATGAGAAAACTGGAAAAGCAGGCACTGGCGCGTGCAGCCAAAGAAGCTCGGAAACAGCAAG CTATCATGGCAGCGGAGGAGAGGCGGAAGCAGAAAGAGCAGATCAAGATCCTCAAGCAGCAG GAAAAGATCAAGCGTATTCAGCAGATTCGGATGGAGAAGGAAGTCAGGGCGCAGCAAATTTTGGAG GCCAAACggaaaaagaaggaagaagtGGCCAATGCCAAAATAATGGAGGCTGAAAAGCGGATAAAg GAGAAAGAGTTGAGGAGGCAGCAGGCGGAGATCCTCAAACACCAG gagagggagaggaggaggcaacATGTAATGCTGATGAAGGCGGTTGAGGCTCGCAAGAAAGCAGAG GAGCGTGAGCGCTTGCGGCAGGAGAAAAGGGATGAGAAGCGCCTGAATAAAGAGCGTAAACTGGAGCAACGGAGGATAGAGCTGGAGATAGCCAGGGAGCTGAAGAAGCCAAATGAAGACATGTGTCTGTCTGATCACAAG CCTCTCCCTGAGTTCTCCCGGATTCCTGGACTCATCCTGCCAGGACGCGCTGTGTCCGACTGCCTGATGCTGATGCAGTTCCTGCGAGGCTTCGGGAAGGTGTTGGGCCTTGATTTGAATTTGGATGTGCCCACCCTGGGCATGCTGCAGGAGGGCTTGCTCAATGTGGGGGACAGCATGGGCCAAGTCCAGGACCTTCTGGTCAAACTGCTTTCTTTGGCAGTGTGTGATCCCGGTTTGCCACCTGGACAAAGG ACTAAAACCATGCTGGGGGACCACCTGACCAATGTTGGAATCAACAGGGATAATGTGTCTGAGGTGCTACAGATGTACATGGGAGCCCATTGTGCCAATACAGAGCTGGCCCCTCTGGCCCTCAGTCTGAAGACCAAGGCCTTCCAGGCCCACACGCCTTCCCAGAAGGCCTCAATCCTGGGCTTCCTGGCTAATGAGCTGGCCTGCAGCAGAGCTGTTATCAG TGAGATTGACAAGAGCCTGGATCAGATGGCAAACATGAGAAAGGACAAGATCATTATGGAGGGAAAACTGAAGAA GCTGAGGACCATTCATGCCAAACGCACCGGGAGGAGGGAAGCCAGCATGGGTGTTGAAGAGAACCAGTCCATCGGCACTCCGTCCTCTGCCGCCAAACGCAAGAGGAAACTGGGCGGAGACAGCGACGATGACGATGAAGAGGATGACGACAGCGATGACCAGGCAGAGGACGAGgacgatgaggaggaagaagaaataaagaaggtTAAAAAGGTGGAGACATATGatgag GATGAAGTTGACCAAGCCACCagtctggaggagctggagaagcagATAGAGAAATTAGCCAAG CAACATCATCAGACCAGAAGAAAGCTGTTTGAAATATCCCATTCTCTGCGCTCCATGATGTACGGCCAGGACCGTTACCGCCGCCGGTACTGGGTACTTCCCCACTGTGGAGGGGTCTTCATTGAAGCCATGGAGAGTGGAGAAG CTCCAGAGGAACTGGAGGAGgagcgacagaggaggaggagagtggcAGAGGAGGTCAAGGTGAAGGAGGAACCTCAGGAGATCGAGTTGCAGAAGGAGAAACCCACCAACCTCGATGGGCAGAGCATTCGAATGCGAGGCTTTGAGGACGAgaaagaggaggacaaagagcaCGAGGGGAAGAAAAACGCCCTCTTTTACCAGCAGCCAGGCTGTGGAACCAAACTGTGCACATTCCGCGACGTCAACAAGGACGTCGGCAAAGAAACGACGATGGCAGAGGACAAGGAGAGTCCCCACGTGAGACAAAACGGCACCAGCCCCTTGGGCACTCCTGTTGCCACAACCACAGGAACATCATCCTCCCCCACTCGCAATACCTCTGAGCCAGCAGTAGCAACAACCCCCTCCATGGTGACCACTAATGACACTACAAGCATCCCTCCCCCGGCCTCAACCTCTTTATCTGTCCCGTGCCTGCCAGCCCCACGGGAAAGCCCAGGGAACACTCCTCCGACCTCCTCCCCGGCTCCATCCCCGTACCTCTCATTCCAAGCCAACGACCAGCTGCTCAGAGTCCTGACGGAGAGGAGCGGACACTGGTTCAGTCTGCTCCCTCGCAACCCCTGTGACCTCACTTCCATCACCACGCCTCCTCCAGGAGCGCCTCGTGTGTCTCCCCAGGCGTCCTCCACCCCAGCCAGGCCCAGATCCCCACCTCAGTCCCCTGCCCTGCCTCTCACCCCTTCTGCTGCCTCAGCGTCCGCCAGCCCGCATCACCCAGCTGGCCTCCTCAACTACCCACTATCAGCCCTGCAG gTGAAGTCAGGGGCCTCATTGCAAGGAGTTTCTTTCGGAAGCTGGCCCTGTGGCTTGATAAGTCCCAGCCTGCCTCTGTGCAGCAGCCCCAATCCCATGCTAGGTCACTCTCTGGAGGGCAACACAGCAGCAAGTGTCTCCAGCAAGAGTGAATCACCTTTGCCTTGCATCGAGAAAACCTCATCCATGCCCTCTCCTGCCCTGGAGATGCCCAAATCCCTGGACCACGCCGCACCTCGGCCTATTCCAGAGG AGATGCTGACAGGGTGGTGGCGGGTGTCTGACATCGTGGAGCTGAGGGCTTTAGTCGGTTCTCTTCACAGCCGGGGCATGAGAGAGAAAGGCCTCCAGAGGCAAATGCAGAAATACACAGAGATCATCCCCCAGGTTTGCACCAAACACAAAGACG TGGCCATGATTGAGCTGCGTGAGCTGGAGGAAAGCCAGGTCAGTGTGGAGTCCGTGCGGGGCTGGTGTGTCGAGGAGCAGGCCATGGAGATGGACATTGCCGTGCTGCAGCAGGtagaggagctggagaggaaggTCACCGCCGCCAGCCTGCAGGTCAAG GGCTGGACATTTCCAGACCCTCAATCTGAGCGAGAGGACCTGGTGTATTACGAGCACAAGCCCCCCACCAAATCAACGCCAGGGACCGCCAACGCCGGAGACAAGGACTCCAAGGAGCACCCGGAGGAGCGGGGGGAGAAGGGCGGGGTGATGCGTCACCTGGACAACCCGCTGGACATAGCAGTGACACGTCTGGCCGATCTGGAGCGCAACATCGAGAGAAG CAGCGAGGAGGAGGTGGCCCATGGTATGAAGGTGTGGAGGAGGGCTCTGACTGAAGTGCGTAGCGCTGCCCAGTTGGCCATGTGTATCCAGCAACTACAGAAGTCCATCGCCTGGGAGAGGTCCATCATGAAAGTG tactGTCAGATGTGCAGGAAGGGAGATAACGAGGACCTCCTCCTGCTGTGTGACGGCTGTGACAAAGGCTGCCACACTTACTGTCACAAACCCAAGATCACCAGTATCCCAGAGGGAGACTGGTACTGCCCGGCCTGCATTTCCAAG GCAAGTGGCCCTTctcccaaaaacaaaaaacctccAAGCAAACCAGTAGCATCCAGCGGAGGAGGTGCTAAAAAAGGTGGAGAGGGGAAGAAGAACGGGAAGCAGGCAGGTAACGGAGAAGTCACGGAGGACGACCCGGCCAGCGCCAGCAGCACGCCCAAGAAAGGAGCAAAAGACACCAGCAGGAAGAGGAAACCAGATGAGAGCTCACCTGCTCTgccagcagccaatcaggagaGCCCTGTGTGTGTCAAGAGAGCCAAGACGGCTAGAGACAACAACAGGGACCTGGGATTATGCAG GGTGCTCCTTGCTGAGTTGGAGCGGCATCAGGATGCATGGCCTTTTCTCACACCCGTCAACCTGAAATCAGTCCCCGGCTACAGGAAGGTCATCAAGAAACCGATGGACTTCTCCACCATACGTGAGAAGCTTGTGAGCAGCCA GTATCAAAACCTTGAGACCTTTATCATTGATGTCAACTTGGTCTTTGATAACTGCGAGAAATTCAATGAAGACAATTCAGACATTGGTCGAGCTGGTCATAACATGAGGAAGTTCTTTGAGAAGCGCTGGACTGAGcttctgaaacaaacaaactaa